Within the Clostridium scatologenes genome, the region TTTGCTATGGTTTTTATTAGTTCCAGCATGTGTTTATGTAGATGATTATTTAAGATATAGGCTCTTTGGAGAAAAGAAACCATATGGATTGTTAAAGAATTATAAAGACTTATTTACATTACAATAGTTACGTCAGAATAGAAATATTATACGACCCAAAGACTTATTAAATTAAGTCTTTTTATTTTACTTAAAATTAAAAAATGAAAGGAGATCATGAAATGAATTTAGGAAGAAGGATAGTATATGACAGTATTACTGGAGGAATTGTATTAGATACAGGAGAAGAAACAAACGCTACAGAACGCCCTGTATGGAATGGTATAACCTATATAGACATACCGTTTGGACAAGATTCAGACAAATATAGTAGAGTGGTTAAATACCATGTTGATATCAATACAAAGAAAGTAGTATTCGACCAACTTGGACCCGTTATTGTTACAGATGATGCTAAATTTAATGCTTTGTTTAAAAGTGTATTAGCTTTCAATACTCAAATAAATAATAATAACAAACTAGCTACATTAACTGAAGAAATAGTAAATGCTTTAAAAACTGTTATTATAGGGAGTGGTAATTAAATGAGTAAAACAGAAGGATTGGGATACGATTTTTATTATATAGGATATATATGTGGATATCTAAGTTTAGATGATATAAAACAAGGTGTAGTAAATGGAGATATAACAAAAGATCAATTCAAACAAATCACGGGGGTAGATTATACACCTTAATAAACAAGGCAATAAATTATAGGCTGATTTTCAGTCTTTTTTTTATTGCCTCTATTACCTTTATGGGAGGTTATAAATGGATGTAGAGAACAAAATAAATGATCTGCAAAATAAGATTGAAAACATAAAAGAAGAAATGAGAGATATAAAAATAAATTATCTTAAAAAAGATGATACCAATTATCAAAAGTATATTAATAAAGTAGATAGTATGGAGGATGCTGTATCTTCATTAAAAGCTAATTTAGAAAATATAAGTAAGCAAACAGAGCAAAATACGCAGATTATGCAAAGCTTAAATCTTACTAATACTAAATTAACAACATTACTAGAAGAATATTCTAAGACACAAAATGAAATTAAAACAGATATAAAAGAGCTTAAAGGAACAGTAAATACTTTAAATTTGGACACTAGCAAAAACACAGATATGAGGAGCTTTGCGTGGGACATTATAAAGAAAATATTAATAGTCATAGGTTGTGTTATCGTTGGTATGGCAATAGAACAATCTTCTAATAAAAGTAAAACATCTTTAAATAAAATAAATTACTATACGGAAATTCAATATGAAGGGGATAGATATGTATGAAAGGTATAGATATATATGAAGGAGATAATATTCAGGACTGGAACGCTGTTAAAAATGCAGGTATAGAGGTTGTGATTCAGAAAGCTTCACAAGGTACAAGCCATGTTGATAAACTTCTTAATTACAGATATCCACTTATAAGATCAGCTGGACTTAAAATTGGATTTTATCATTTTGCTTCATATAATTCTGAAAATCCAATAGAAGAAGCGCAACATTTTTTAGATACTATTGCTGGGCTAGAAAGTGATACAGTATTGTGGCTGGACATAGAAGCCGCAGAAAAGTGGGGTAAGCAAACATCTATAAATTATGCAAATGCATTTATTGATTATGTAGGAAATCAAGGTCATGAAATTGGCATATATACAGGTGATAGCTTTTTCCATTCATACCTTAAAAACAATATTCCAGATGTTCCTTTATGGATTGCAAGTTATGGTAGGCAGCCAAACTTATATCCAGACAATGCTTCATGGCAATATACAGATCAAGGTCAATTAAATGGAATAGTTGGGAATGTGGACTTAGATTATTTTATAGATAATATTTTTATAAAAAGAGAGGATGAAATGGAAATGGAGAATATAGTAGGCTTTAATAATCAGGTAGATAAGAGGGCGGCAGAATACTTGGCAGACTTTTTAAATTGTCCTACAGTGGATCTAGTAGCTACAGCAAATGCAATTAACTTTAGTAAAGTTAAAAATGTTTATTTTGTTGGTGGTGGATTTTTCCCTCAGTTAGATAACGCTAAAGTTATTAAAGGTCCTGATAGATATGATACTTGTATAGAAGTTATGAAAAATATAGGAAAGTTAAAATAAAATTTGAGGAGGTATTTTTATGTTAAATATAGAAACAATGCAATTATTAGTTATAGGTGGAGTAGTTGGAGCTGTTATAGGGTTCCTAGGAGGAATACCCTTCCTAAAGAAAAAAGGTGTGAATATAGCCCAAGGTATAGATACTGCAAGTAATATTGTTAAAGCAGCAGATCCAGCAATAAATATAGCCAGTTCTTTATTACCTAATAATAAAGCTATAGGTATATTAAAAACTATAGAGAAGTGGGCAACAATTGCGGTAGGACAGGCACAGCAACTTTATTATGCAGAAAGTATAGGAAGGGATGAAAGAATATCTACCGCACAAAATGTTGTGTATAATGCTTTACTAGAATTAAATATTCCTTTAGATACAAATAAGAAGAATCTTATCAATGCTGCTATAGAAAATGCGGTAAAAGACCTTGGGCATAATAAAACAGAAGATGAACAAATAGCTGAGAAACAAGCATTACAAGCTAAAGTTATTCAGTTAACTACAGAAAATACAAACTTAAAAAATACAATATCACAAGTTAATGCTGTTACAGTACAAACTACACAAAATAATACTGCTAATGTAGCGCAAGATATAACTAATAATGCAGTAACACAATAATTTTAGCCCTAGACGATTAAGTCTAGGGCTTTTGTTTTATATTGGGGGGAAGGAACTAAAATATGTTCATATTTAATTATAACCAGTATTACTGTAAGCTAAACAATAATAATTATTTTATAATTGGAGAAAATAAAAGTACTCCTTACTCTACATTACTAAAAATAGTATAATTAGTATATGTATTAATGCCAGTCTTACCCTAGGCTTAATTGTCTAGGACTTTTATTTTAAAATATTATTGAGCAAACAATACAAGCCATAAAAACACAGCCTAATTTTAAAATTGCATCTATTTGAATATAACTTTTAGATTTAATCATACATAACCACCTTAGTAATAATTTTAGACATAAAAAGAAAAAGGTAATCACTTTATAACAAAAAGACACCCTTAGTTAAGAGT harbors:
- a CDS encoding XkdX family protein, translated to MSKTEGLGYDFYYIGYICGYLSLDDIKQGVVNGDITKDQFKQITGVDYTP
- a CDS encoding GH25 family lysozyme, which encodes MKGIDIYEGDNIQDWNAVKNAGIEVVIQKASQGTSHVDKLLNYRYPLIRSAGLKIGFYHFASYNSENPIEEAQHFLDTIAGLESDTVLWLDIEAAEKWGKQTSINYANAFIDYVGNQGHEIGIYTGDSFFHSYLKNNIPDVPLWIASYGRQPNLYPDNASWQYTDQGQLNGIVGNVDLDYFIDNIFIKREDEMEMENIVGFNNQVDKRAAEYLADFLNCPTVDLVATANAINFSKVKNVYFVGGGFFPQLDNAKVIKGPDRYDTCIEVMKNIGKLK